One Acidobacteriota bacterium genomic window carries:
- a CDS encoding response regulator transcription factor, whose amino-acid sequence MTTRILIVEDERDIADLVRHALEREPGTRVETVSSGAAALDAVAAMPPHLIILDLNLPVLSGFDVCRVLKSRPASRHVPIVMLTARATEVDRVAGLDLGADDYITKPFSLRELAARVRAVLRRPSAVADERPAAHVYRDAHLTADFDAVAIHVDGSPIRLTRREFELLQCLVEHRNRVLSRDRLLERVWGYDHTIETRSVDVHVGRLRAKLGTAGEQIETVVGLGYRFIGA is encoded by the coding sequence GTGACTACTCGCATCCTGATCGTCGAGGACGAGCGCGACATCGCGGATCTCGTCAGACATGCGCTGGAACGGGAGCCGGGAACGCGCGTCGAGACGGTGTCCAGCGGCGCGGCAGCGCTCGATGCGGTGGCGGCGATGCCGCCGCACCTGATCATCCTGGACCTGAATCTGCCCGTGCTGTCCGGGTTCGACGTGTGCCGCGTGCTGAAATCACGCCCCGCATCACGTCACGTCCCCATCGTCATGCTCACGGCGCGCGCGACGGAAGTGGACCGCGTGGCGGGGCTCGATCTCGGCGCCGACGACTACATCACCAAGCCGTTCAGCCTGCGCGAGCTCGCCGCGCGCGTGCGCGCCGTGCTGCGTCGCCCGTCCGCCGTCGCCGACGAGCGACCCGCTGCACACGTCTATCGCGACGCGCACCTGACCGCCGACTTCGATGCCGTCGCCATCCACGTCGACGGCTCGCCGATTCGACTCACGCGCCGCGAGTTCGAGCTGCTCCAGTGCCTGGTCGAACACCGCAACCGCGTCCTCTCGCGCGACCGCCTGCTCGAGCGCGTGTGGGGCTACGACCACACGATCGAAACGCGCTCGGTGGACGTCCACGTCGGCCGCCTCCGCGCCAAGCTCGGCACGGCAGGCGAGCAGATCGAAACCGTCGTGGGCCTCGGCTATCGGTTCATCGGCGCGTGA
- a CDS encoding AI-2E family transporter, which translates to MIRSFLMTILLAAIFAGLGYPLFAALTVRLRGRRALAALATLFIGVLAVVVPLGVVVWLVTLQAIRLSENVRPWIEQMASQPTSLAPVVERLPFAEHLVPYRDQLLQKAAELLSGLGGATVAALSSTTLGGLQLVFNAAIMAYTIFFLLLDGPRILTALRRFLPLGEHERDVLLDKFVSVARATLKGTLVIGAVQGTLGGLAFWVAGIEHAAFWGAVMVVLSVIPLLGGAMVWVPACIILALRGQWVTALLLAAFCSLIVGSVDNVLRPRLVGRDTEMHDLMILFSTLGGIIAFGAIGFIIGPIIAALFQTAWELFGEAFSDQLPPSEGVVDITNAENAESAGNAGLSS; encoded by the coding sequence ATGATCCGCTCGTTCCTGATGACGATCCTGCTGGCGGCGATCTTCGCCGGGCTGGGGTACCCGCTGTTCGCCGCGCTGACCGTACGGTTGCGGGGCAGGCGTGCGCTGGCGGCGCTGGCCACGCTCTTCATCGGCGTCCTGGCTGTGGTCGTGCCGCTCGGCGTCGTCGTGTGGCTGGTCACGCTGCAGGCGATTCGGCTCAGCGAGAACGTCCGACCGTGGATCGAGCAGATGGCCTCGCAGCCGACGTCGCTCGCACCGGTGGTCGAGCGCTTGCCGTTTGCCGAACACCTCGTGCCGTATCGCGACCAACTGCTGCAGAAGGCCGCCGAGCTCCTGAGCGGCCTCGGTGGCGCCACCGTCGCCGCGCTCTCGAGCACGACGCTCGGCGGGCTGCAGTTGGTCTTCAACGCGGCCATCATGGCCTACACGATCTTCTTCCTGCTGCTCGACGGACCGCGGATCCTGACGGCGCTGCGCCGTTTCCTTCCGCTCGGCGAGCACGAGCGCGATGTGCTGCTCGACAAGTTCGTGTCGGTCGCGCGTGCCACCCTGAAGGGCACGCTCGTCATCGGCGCGGTGCAGGGCACGCTCGGCGGCCTGGCGTTCTGGGTGGCGGGCATCGAACACGCGGCGTTCTGGGGCGCGGTCATGGTGGTGCTGTCGGTGATTCCTCTGCTCGGCGGCGCCATGGTGTGGGTGCCGGCCTGTATCATCCTGGCACTCAGGGGGCAGTGGGTGACGGCGTTGCTGCTGGCCGCTTTCTGCAGCCTCATCGTGGGTTCGGTCGACAACGTGCTGCGCCCTCGTCTCGTTGGACGCGACACGGAGATGCACGACCTGATGATCCTCTTCTCGACGCTCGGTGGCATCATTGCCTTCGGCGCGATCGGCTTCATCATCGGCCCCATCATCGCCGCCCTCTTCCAGACCGCGTGGGAGCTGTTCGGTGAAGCCTTCTCGGATCAGCTGCCCCCCTCGGAGGGAGTGGTGGACATTACCAATGCCGAGAATGCCGAAAGCGCCGGAAACGCCGGCCTGAGCTCCTGA
- the asnB gene encoding asparagine synthase (glutamine-hydrolyzing) codes for MFNRDGAPVDPEWLSRMAATLGHRGPDGSGCWTDGGIGLAHRRLSVIDVSDAGRQPMASEDGRIIVSYNGEIYNFEDVRRLLVEKGHRFASRTDTEVIVHAWEEWGVEAVARFNGMFAFAVWDRDARTLWLVRDRLGVKPLYYASMGTRLVFGSEIKALLAVPGVTPTLDPVALDAFLALNYVPGPRTIWREVAQLPPGHVLTATRDRLDVDPYWDVRFGKDPLTDRGAAIGDIRRLCDDAVRMRLVSDVPLGAFLSGGLDSSAIVHFMRPRHAGPLHTFSVRFDEPSFDEGPFAALVARTYDLTHHEIVCRATDVPACLERIVWHADSPVADISMVPMYRLAQETRRHVTVVLSGDGGDEVFGGYAVYHADRLARVWRTLPRWFRDRLVRPLVEVLPASSGKMSLDYALRQFVAGAGESPERAHYTWRTICNDGERASLLRPDVHAEAAREQAPDAPFLAAYRASDAPDLLDRLFHVDVKTFLADSILPKVDRTTMAFGLEARTPWLDYRLVELGARIPWRWKLRGRDTKVIFKEAMRGLVPDPIVARTKAGFHAPLAAWFRGPLEPLVRDALSPASLAVLPELQPAPVQAMMEAHVAGRANHAFKLWGLVTLVRWAHAWRH; via the coding sequence GTGTTCAATCGTGATGGGGCGCCTGTCGACCCGGAGTGGCTGTCGAGGATGGCCGCGACGCTCGGCCATCGTGGCCCTGACGGCAGCGGGTGCTGGACCGATGGCGGCATCGGTCTCGCGCATCGCCGGCTCAGCGTGATCGACGTCTCCGACGCCGGGCGTCAGCCCATGGCCTCCGAGGATGGCCGCATCATCGTCAGCTACAACGGCGAGATCTACAACTTCGAGGACGTCCGCCGGCTTCTCGTCGAGAAGGGCCACCGGTTCGCGTCGCGCACGGACACGGAAGTGATCGTGCACGCGTGGGAGGAGTGGGGCGTCGAGGCCGTGGCGCGCTTCAACGGGATGTTCGCGTTCGCGGTGTGGGACCGCGACGCGCGCACATTGTGGCTCGTGCGCGACAGGCTCGGCGTCAAACCGCTCTACTACGCGTCGATGGGCACTCGACTGGTCTTCGGATCGGAGATCAAGGCGTTGCTCGCCGTGCCGGGTGTGACGCCAACGCTCGATCCCGTGGCGCTCGACGCGTTCCTGGCGCTCAACTACGTCCCGGGACCGCGCACGATCTGGCGCGAGGTGGCGCAGCTGCCGCCTGGTCACGTGCTCACCGCGACGAGGGATCGGCTCGACGTGGATCCGTACTGGGACGTGCGGTTCGGGAAGGATCCACTGACCGATCGCGGTGCCGCGATCGGAGACATCCGCCGTCTGTGCGACGATGCCGTGCGCATGCGACTGGTGTCGGACGTCCCGCTCGGGGCGTTCCTGAGCGGCGGCCTCGATTCGTCGGCCATCGTGCACTTCATGCGGCCGCGGCACGCAGGCCCGCTGCACACGTTCAGCGTCAGGTTCGACGAACCGTCGTTCGACGAGGGGCCGTTCGCGGCTCTGGTGGCGCGGACCTACGACCTCACGCATCACGAGATCGTGTGTCGCGCAACTGATGTCCCGGCGTGTCTCGAGCGCATCGTCTGGCACGCCGACTCGCCGGTCGCCGACATCTCGATGGTGCCCATGTACAGGCTCGCGCAGGAGACGCGCCGCCATGTGACGGTGGTCCTCTCGGGCGATGGTGGCGACGAGGTGTTCGGCGGATACGCCGTCTATCACGCTGATCGCCTCGCGCGTGTCTGGCGTACGCTGCCACGCTGGTTTCGCGACAGGCTGGTGCGTCCCCTCGTGGAGGTGCTGCCGGCATCCAGCGGGAAGATGAGCCTCGACTACGCGTTGCGCCAGTTCGTGGCGGGTGCGGGGGAGTCGCCCGAACGCGCGCACTACACGTGGCGGACCATCTGCAACGACGGGGAGCGTGCCTCGCTGCTGAGGCCGGATGTCCACGCGGAGGCGGCGCGCGAGCAGGCACCGGACGCGCCGTTTCTCGCGGCGTACCGCGCGTCAGACGCCCCCGATCTGCTGGACCGCCTGTTCCACGTGGACGTCAAGACGTTCCTGGCCGACTCCATCCTGCCGAAGGTCGATCGGACGACCATGGCGTTCGGGCTCGAAGCGAGGACACCCTGGCTCGACTATCGGCTGGTGGAGCTCGGGGCGCGGATCCCGTGGCGCTGGAAGCTGCGCGGACGCGACACGAAGGTCATCTTCAAGGAGGCCATGCGCGGCCTCGTCCCCGATCCGATCGTGGCACGCACGAAAGCCGGCTTCCATGCGCCGCTGGCGGCGTGGTTCCGTGGTCCGCTCGAGCCGCTGGTGCGTGATGCCCTCTCGCCGGCGTCACTGGCCGTGTTGCCGGAACTGCAGCCGGCGCCCGTACAGGCGATGATGGAGGCGCATGTCGCCGGCAGGGCCAATCACGCCTTCAAACTCTGGGGACTCGTCACCCTCGTTCGCTGGGCGCATGCCTGGCGCCATTGA
- a CDS encoding glycosyltransferase family 2 protein produces the protein MPGAIDRMPEPVSIIVPVYNEEGAIAETLAAIEDTMHHTGRAFEVLVVDDGSVDGTADVLTAVGARVVRHRANRGYGAALKTGIAATTYPLIAILDADGTYPVARLPALLTQADDADMVVGARTGGSVHVPALRRPVKWMLTRVANVLSGHRIPDLNSGMRVFRRDVALRFFELYPDGFSFTSTITLASHINGYRVEYVPIDYYRRTGASSIRPIRDTINFFLLIVRLVVTFRPLNVFLPAAALLLVLGVVKAAVDFSRTGAFGVGAAILILTAIQIALMGLLADLVTRRTSL, from the coding sequence ATGCCTGGCGCCATTGATCGCATGCCCGAACCCGTCTCGATCATCGTCCCGGTTTACAACGAGGAAGGCGCGATCGCGGAGACGCTCGCCGCCATCGAGGACACGATGCACCACACTGGGCGCGCCTTCGAGGTCCTCGTCGTGGACGATGGGTCGGTCGACGGGACGGCAGACGTACTGACCGCCGTCGGTGCGCGCGTGGTGCGTCATCGCGCGAACCGCGGATACGGCGCGGCGCTGAAGACCGGGATTGCCGCCACCACGTATCCGCTCATCGCGATCCTCGATGCGGACGGGACCTATCCCGTCGCACGACTGCCGGCCCTGCTCACGCAGGCCGATGACGCGGACATGGTGGTCGGCGCGCGTACGGGCGGGAGCGTGCACGTGCCCGCGCTGCGGCGGCCCGTCAAGTGGATGCTGACGCGCGTGGCCAACGTGCTCAGCGGGCATCGCATCCCGGATCTGAACTCCGGGATGCGCGTGTTCCGGCGCGACGTGGCGCTGCGATTCTTCGAACTGTATCCGGACGGCTTCTCGTTCACGTCCACGATCACGCTGGCGTCGCACATCAACGGCTATCGCGTGGAGTACGTGCCCATCGACTACTACCGCCGCACGGGCGCCTCGTCGATCCGTCCCATCCGCGACACGATCAACTTCTTCCTCCTCATCGTGCGTCTCGTGGTGACGTTCCGTCCGCTGAACGTCTTCCTCCCGGCGGCCGCGCTCCTGCTCGTGCTGGGCGTGGTCAAGGCTGCCGTCGACTTCAGTCGCACGGGCGCCTTCGGCGTCGGCGCCGCGATCCTGATCCTCACCGCCATCCAGATCGCGCTGATGGGTCTGCTCGCCGATCTCGTGACGCGACGGACCAGTCTGTAG
- a CDS encoding PAS domain-containing protein: protein MRIPTFVILTALQTALFTPLFTVAVAWVTQEPLETSAAFLLRIGLVGLVTAAVSAVITAWVALTVVDDRIGDVVTAVRALGSGELRAVLPETRGDAIGRVARAVNTAATLLETRLGDLTRDRARLEAVLSGMVEGVIVVDEHEQVQLANEAARKLLRLDASPIGRRYGELIRHPDIALQISQALHGERPGGLELAIGRDAAQTFIARCSPAIAPGSRAVVLVLHDITDLRRADRIRRDFVANVSHELRTPLTAIRGYVEALLDGPTQSPETVRFLDIIARHSARMERLVQDLLRLARLDAGQEPLELADVSVEGLFQAVTADLQPITAARGQSVHIDVTPPALTIRVDPAKLHDVLRNLVENASAYTPEGSRIDLLASSDGNRVRLSVADTGHGIPDAELSRVFERFYRVDKARSRESGGTGLGLSIVRHLVELHGGQVSAGNRTDGSGAVFTVTLPR, encoded by the coding sequence ATGAGAATCCCCACCTTCGTCATCCTGACGGCGTTGCAGACGGCGCTGTTCACGCCGCTGTTCACGGTGGCCGTGGCGTGGGTGACGCAGGAGCCGCTGGAGACGTCTGCGGCGTTCCTGTTGCGCATCGGCCTGGTCGGGCTCGTGACGGCAGCGGTGTCGGCCGTGATCACGGCATGGGTCGCCCTGACAGTGGTCGACGACAGAATCGGCGACGTCGTCACGGCGGTCCGCGCGCTCGGGAGCGGCGAACTTCGCGCCGTGCTGCCCGAGACGCGCGGAGACGCGATCGGGCGCGTCGCGCGTGCCGTCAACACCGCGGCCACGCTGCTCGAAACGCGACTGGGCGACCTGACGCGCGATCGCGCGCGCCTCGAAGCCGTGCTCTCCGGCATGGTGGAAGGCGTGATCGTGGTGGACGAGCACGAGCAGGTCCAACTGGCCAACGAAGCCGCGCGGAAGCTGCTCCGCCTCGACGCCTCTCCCATCGGCCGGCGCTACGGCGAGCTGATCCGGCACCCCGACATCGCGCTGCAGATCAGCCAGGCGCTGCACGGCGAACGGCCGGGCGGGCTGGAGCTGGCGATCGGACGCGACGCCGCACAGACGTTCATCGCGCGCTGCTCACCCGCGATCGCGCCGGGCAGCCGCGCGGTGGTGCTCGTGCTGCACGACATCACCGACCTCCGCCGCGCGGATCGCATCCGTCGCGACTTCGTTGCCAACGTGTCGCACGAGCTCCGCACGCCGCTCACGGCGATCCGCGGCTACGTCGAGGCGCTGCTCGACGGCCCGACGCAGTCGCCAGAGACGGTGCGGTTCCTCGACATCATCGCGCGGCATTCGGCGCGCATGGAGCGACTGGTCCAGGACCTCCTGCGCCTCGCGCGCCTGGACGCGGGCCAGGAACCGTTGGAACTCGCCGACGTCTCGGTCGAGGGGCTGTTCCAGGCCGTGACGGCGGACCTGCAGCCGATCACCGCCGCGCGCGGCCAGTCGGTCCACATCGACGTGACGCCGCCGGCACTGACGATCCGCGTGGACCCCGCCAAGCTGCACGACGTGCTCCGCAACCTCGTCGAGAACGCGAGCGCGTACACGCCCGAAGGCAGCCGAATCGATCTGCTCGCCTCCTCGGACGGGAACCGCGTGCGCCTGTCTGTCGCCGACACGGGGCATGGGATCCCCGACGCCGAGCTCTCGCGCGTGTTCGAACGGTTCTACCGCGTGGACAAGGCCCGCTCACGCGAGTCGGGCGGTACCGGCCTCGGCCTCTCGATCGTCAGGCACCTGGTCGAACTCCACGGTGGCCAGGTGAGCGCCGGCAACCGGACAGACGGTTCGGGAGCCGTCTTCACCGTCACGCTGCCGCGGTGA